Proteins encoded together in one Chitinophaga lutea window:
- the nuoF gene encoding NADH-quinone oxidoreductase subunit NuoF yields the protein MGRKLLLDKAHIEGIRYYDVYRQNGGYAAAEKALKSMSPDQVTEEVKKSGLRGRGGAGFPTGLKWSFLAKPEGVPRYLVCNADESEPGTFKDRYLMEFLPHLLIEGLLISSYALGANRTYIYIRGEYAWIPDILEEAIRDAHKNGWLGKNIQGSGFDLDIYVQRGAGAYICGEETALIESLEGKRGNPRIKPPFPAVKGLWQCPTVVNNVETLAAVVPILNIGGDEYAKIGIGKSTGTKLISACGNINKPGVYEIDMTISVEEFIYSEEYCGGIPNGKRLKACIPGGSSVPILPANLLLKTAKGEQRMMTYESLNDGGFPTGSMMGSGGFIVLDEDQCVVRHTLSLARFYHHESCGQCSPCREGTGWMKRVLMNIENGKGKMSDIDLLWDIQRKIEGNTICPLGDAAAWPVAAAIRHFRDEFEWHVNNPEEAQRRNFGLAHYADPLPVVAAAAAV from the coding sequence ATGGGACGTAAATTATTGTTAGATAAGGCGCATATAGAAGGCATCCGGTATTACGACGTATACCGGCAGAACGGCGGTTATGCCGCTGCTGAAAAAGCCCTGAAGAGCATGAGCCCGGACCAGGTAACAGAAGAAGTGAAAAAGAGCGGCCTGCGCGGTCGCGGTGGCGCGGGTTTCCCAACCGGCCTCAAATGGAGCTTTCTGGCCAAACCGGAAGGCGTGCCCCGTTACCTGGTTTGCAACGCGGACGAATCCGAGCCGGGTACGTTTAAAGACCGTTACCTGATGGAGTTCCTGCCCCATCTGCTGATCGAAGGCCTGCTGATTTCCAGCTATGCCCTCGGCGCCAACCGCACTTACATTTATATCCGTGGCGAATACGCCTGGATTCCCGATATCCTGGAAGAGGCTATCCGCGATGCGCACAAAAACGGCTGGCTGGGTAAAAACATCCAGGGCAGCGGTTTCGATCTCGACATATACGTACAGCGTGGTGCGGGTGCTTACATCTGCGGCGAAGAAACGGCGCTGATCGAATCGCTCGAGGGCAAACGCGGCAACCCGCGCATCAAGCCGCCCTTCCCGGCCGTTAAAGGCCTGTGGCAATGCCCCACCGTGGTGAACAACGTGGAAACGCTGGCGGCGGTAGTGCCCATTCTCAATATCGGAGGTGACGAATATGCCAAAATCGGCATCGGCAAATCTACCGGTACCAAACTGATCTCCGCCTGCGGCAATATCAACAAGCCCGGCGTGTACGAGATCGACATGACGATTTCTGTAGAAGAATTTATTTATTCTGAAGAATACTGCGGCGGCATCCCTAACGGGAAACGCCTCAAGGCCTGTATCCCCGGCGGTTCTTCCGTGCCCATCCTGCCTGCCAACCTGCTGCTGAAAACGGCCAAAGGCGAACAGCGTATGATGACGTACGAAAGCCTCAACGACGGCGGGTTCCCCACCGGTTCCATGATGGGCTCCGGCGGGTTTATCGTGCTGGATGAAGATCAGTGCGTGGTGCGCCACACCCTGAGCCTGGCGCGTTTCTATCATCACGAAAGCTGCGGGCAGTGCAGCCCGTGCCGTGAAGGCACCGGCTGGATGAAGCGTGTGCTGATGAACATCGAGAACGGTAAAGGCAAAATGAGCGATATAGACCTGCTGTGGGACATCCAGCGCAAGATCGAAGGCAATACCATTTGCCCCCTCGGCGACGCTGCAGCGTGGCCTGTAGCCGCTGCCATCCGTCACTTCCGTGACGAGTTCGAATGGCACGTGAACAACCCGGAAGAAGCGCAGCGCCGCAACTTCGGGCTGGCACATTATGCAGATCCCTTGCCGGTAGTAGCTGCGGCTGCTGCCGTTTAA
- the nuoI gene encoding NADH-quinone oxidoreductase subunit NuoI, translating into MQTLTNRAQPVDRRPMNLWEKLYLPAVVKGMGITLSHIFKKKATVNYPEETRPFSPVFRGLHILNRDEEGRERCTACGLCAVACPAEAITMEAAERLPGEEHLYREEKYAARYEINMLRCIFCGFCEEACPKQAIYMTETFAPANYQRKGFIYGKDDLLIPDPNNPITVKK; encoded by the coding sequence ATGCAAACACTAACCAACAGGGCACAGCCGGTAGACAGGAGGCCCATGAATTTATGGGAGAAATTGTACCTGCCGGCAGTCGTAAAAGGCATGGGTATCACCCTTTCGCATATATTCAAAAAGAAGGCAACGGTTAACTATCCTGAAGAGACGCGTCCCTTCAGCCCGGTGTTCCGTGGCCTGCACATTTTGAACAGGGATGAGGAAGGGCGTGAGCGCTGTACGGCATGCGGCCTTTGCGCAGTGGCTTGTCCTGCTGAAGCCATCACCATGGAAGCTGCCGAGCGACTGCCGGGTGAAGAGCACCTGTACCGTGAGGAAAAGTATGCAGCCCGTTATGAAATCAACATGCTGCGCTGCATTTTCTGTGGTTTCTGCGAGGAAGCCTGCCCCAAACAGGCCATTTACATGACGGAAACCTTTGCTCCCGCCAATTACCAGCGTAAAGGATTTATTTACGGGAAAGATGATCTGCTGATCCCCGATCCTAATAATCCCATCACTGTAAAAAAGTAA
- a CDS encoding NADH-quinone oxidoreductase subunit NuoE family protein, with product MAVQFSEEKLNKVKEIIARYPEGKQKSALIPVLHLAQESFGGWLSAETMDYVASLLQITSIEVYEVATFYSMYNLKPVGKYLFEVCQTGPCMLNGSDNIIAYIKEKLGIGNGETTPDGLFTLKTVECLGACGYAPMMQLGKFYKEHLTKEKVDQIIAECRAQAGN from the coding sequence ATGGCCGTTCAATTTTCTGAAGAGAAGCTGAATAAAGTAAAAGAAATCATTGCGCGCTACCCGGAAGGGAAGCAGAAGAGCGCCTTGATCCCGGTGCTGCACCTGGCGCAGGAATCGTTCGGCGGCTGGCTGAGTGCGGAAACCATGGACTATGTGGCCTCGCTGCTGCAGATCACGTCCATCGAAGTGTACGAGGTGGCCACCTTTTACTCCATGTACAACCTGAAGCCCGTTGGTAAATACCTCTTCGAGGTATGCCAGACCGGCCCGTGTATGTTGAATGGCTCCGACAACATCATTGCATACATCAAGGAAAAGCTAGGCATCGGAAACGGGGAAACTACGCCCGACGGCCTGTTTACCCTCAAAACCGTGGAATGCCTCGGCGCCTGCGGGTATGCACCGATGATGCAGCTGGGTAAATTTTATAAAGAACACCTGACGAAAGAAAAGGTAGACCAGATTATTGCCGAGTGCCGTGCACAGGCCGGTAATTAA
- a CDS encoding NADH-quinone oxidoreductase subunit J family protein, with product MDIQQIIFIVLSAIALAGALGVILSKNPVNSVLCMITCFVAIAGHYIMLNAQFLFVVHLIVYTGAIMVLFLFVLMMMNLNADIEPQKRNWLKYAGAISGGALLLVLVAALRDASMPAIQPASTDIGLVANLGKTLFTSYVVPFELSSVLFLSAMVGAVVIGKK from the coding sequence ATGGACATACAACAGATTATTTTTATCGTGCTTTCCGCCATTGCCTTAGCAGGGGCGTTGGGAGTGATTTTAAGCAAGAACCCAGTTAACAGCGTGCTGTGCATGATCACCTGCTTTGTTGCCATTGCAGGCCATTACATTATGCTGAACGCACAGTTCCTGTTTGTGGTGCACCTGATCGTTTACACAGGCGCCATCATGGTACTGTTTCTTTTCGTGCTGATGATGATGAACCTGAATGCGGATATTGAGCCGCAGAAGCGCAACTGGCTGAAATACGCCGGCGCCATCAGCGGCGGTGCGCTGTTGCTGGTACTGGTAGCCGCCCTGCGCGACGCCAGCATGCCCGCGATTCAGCCAGCTTCCACAGACATCGGCCTCGTGGCCAACCTCGGTAAAACATTGTTCACCAGTTATGTAGTGCCTTTCGAGCTGAGCAGCGTACTGTTCCTCAGCGCGATGGTAGGAGCTGTTGTGATTGGTAAAAAATAA
- a CDS encoding 2Fe-2S iron-sulfur cluster-binding protein: MAEEKKLFKVTIDNIPVEVEPGTTILNAARKIGGDVVPPAMCYYSKLQGSGGKCRTCLVKVSKGSDADPRPMPKLVASCRTTVMDGMEVANITSPEVLDARKGVVEFLLLNHPLDCPVCDQAGECDLQDLSYEHGAEATRYEFKRRTFEKIDIGDHIKLHMTRCILCYRCVFTADQLTNKREHGVLHRGEASEIGTYIQNALDNDFIGNVIDVCPVGALTDRTARFKNRVWFLKPVDAHRNCENEKCCGKTVLWMRGDEIFRVTARKDKYGEVEDFICDTCRFEKKDVKDWVVEGPRTVARHSVISQGHYVGVHKPQETIKEVMSGRDPKLLMNIHSVSEVNQPKVDLSKIDGPAHSTDFPKLNGVQ; this comes from the coding sequence ATGGCGGAAGAAAAGAAATTATTCAAGGTTACGATCGATAACATCCCGGTAGAGGTGGAGCCGGGCACTACCATCCTGAACGCCGCGAGGAAAATAGGAGGCGATGTGGTGCCGCCTGCCATGTGTTATTATTCCAAACTGCAGGGCAGCGGCGGTAAATGCCGTACCTGCCTCGTTAAAGTGTCCAAAGGCTCCGATGCGGACCCGCGCCCCATGCCCAAACTGGTGGCCAGTTGCCGCACAACGGTCATGGACGGGATGGAAGTGGCCAACATCACTTCGCCCGAAGTGCTCGACGCCCGCAAAGGCGTAGTGGAATTCCTGCTCCTCAATCACCCCCTCGATTGCCCCGTGTGCGACCAGGCCGGTGAATGCGACCTGCAGGACCTCAGCTACGAGCACGGCGCCGAAGCCACCCGCTACGAGTTCAAACGCAGAACTTTCGAAAAAATCGATATCGGCGATCATATCAAACTGCACATGACGCGTTGCATCCTGTGCTACCGCTGCGTGTTTACGGCCGACCAGCTCACCAACAAACGTGAGCACGGCGTACTCCACCGCGGCGAGGCGTCCGAGATCGGCACCTATATCCAAAACGCCCTCGATAACGACTTCATCGGCAACGTGATTGATGTTTGTCCCGTTGGCGCACTGACCGACAGAACGGCCCGCTTCAAAAACCGCGTTTGGTTCCTCAAACCGGTAGATGCGCACCGCAACTGCGAAAACGAAAAGTGCTGCGGTAAAACCGTGCTCTGGATGCGCGGCGATGAGATATTCCGGGTGACTGCGAGAAAAGATAAATACGGTGAAGTGGAAGATTTCATCTGCGATACCTGCCGTTTCGAGAAGAAAGACGTGAAAGACTGGGTGGTGGAAGGCCCCCGCACCGTAGCGCGCCACAGCGTTATTTCGCAGGGTCACTACGTAGGTGTGCACAAACCGCAGGAAACCATCAAAGAAGTGATGAGCGGCCGTGATCCGAAACTGCTGATGAACATCCACAGCGTGAGTGAAGTGAACCAGCCGAAGGTAGACCTCAGCAAGATCGACGGCCCTGCCCATTCCACCGATTTTCCTAAACTTAATGGCGTTCAATAA
- the nuoH gene encoding NADH-quinone oxidoreductase subunit NuoH, translating to MTLLNIAIDWAFIIEKIVLISAVLAVSLLIAMYETYGERKVAAWIQDRRGPNRAGPFGILQPLADGGKLFFKEEIIPTNSNRFLFVLGPSIAMFTACLTSAVIPWGDVLTIAGREVSLQVADVNIGLLWILMVIGLGVYGVMIGGWASNNKFSLLSACRGASQVISYELPMGLSLIALFMISGSLSLKDIVEQQREGVWYVLLQPLGFLIFLICAFAECNRTPFDLPEAENELNGGFHLEYSSMKLGFYLFAEYINMFMSSVLMATLYWGGYSFPYMDSLGLSPNMVTILGILALFLKTFVFIFIFMWVRWTVPRFRYDQLMKLGWHVLIPLALLNMLVTGAVILYRQG from the coding sequence ATGACCTTACTTAATATAGCAATTGACTGGGCTTTTATTATCGAAAAAATCGTGCTCATATCTGCGGTGCTTGCTGTATCGCTGCTGATTGCCATGTACGAAACATACGGCGAACGTAAAGTTGCGGCCTGGATCCAGGACCGCCGTGGTCCCAACCGTGCAGGTCCCTTCGGTATCCTGCAGCCGCTGGCGGATGGTGGCAAGCTGTTCTTTAAAGAAGAGATCATTCCCACCAACTCCAACCGTTTCCTGTTCGTGCTCGGCCCTTCCATCGCCATGTTCACCGCCTGCCTCACCAGTGCGGTAATTCCCTGGGGAGATGTGCTGACCATTGCCGGCCGCGAAGTCAGTCTCCAGGTGGCGGATGTCAACATCGGTCTGCTGTGGATACTGATGGTGATCGGCCTGGGTGTGTACGGTGTGATGATCGGCGGATGGGCTTCCAACAACAAATTCTCCCTGCTCTCCGCCTGCCGCGGTGCCTCGCAGGTGATTTCTTACGAGCTGCCGATGGGGCTTTCCCTGATCGCCCTGTTTATGATCAGTGGCTCCCTCAGCCTGAAAGACATCGTGGAACAACAGCGCGAAGGCGTTTGGTATGTGCTGCTGCAGCCGCTCGGCTTCCTGATCTTCCTGATCTGCGCATTCGCCGAGTGTAACCGTACGCCGTTCGACCTGCCGGAAGCAGAGAACGAGCTGAACGGCGGCTTCCACCTCGAATATTCTTCCATGAAGCTGGGCTTCTACCTGTTTGCCGAATACATCAACATGTTTATGAGTTCCGTACTGATGGCTACGCTGTATTGGGGCGGGTATTCATTCCCCTACATGGACAGCCTCGGCCTGAGCCCGAACATGGTGACCATCCTGGGTATTCTTGCACTGTTCCTGAAAACATTCGTGTTCATCTTCATATTCATGTGGGTACGCTGGACTGTTCCGCGCTTCCGCTACGACCAGCTGATGAAACTCGGATGGCATGTACTCATCCCGCTCGCGCTGCTGAACATGCTGGTGACCGGTGCGGTGATCTTGTACCGCCAGGGATAA